The nucleotide sequence CCACCAGCCACCATCTGAAGCTGCTACGCGACGCCGGCCTGATCACCGGCGACCGACGCGGCACCTGGGTCAACTACCGCGTCATCCCCGAGCGTCTGACTGCGATCCGCGACGCCCTGACACTGGACCCGTGACGCCGGACACGCTGGACGGGCTCAGCAGCAGACCTTGAGGTAGTTCTGCAGGTCCTCGAGCGCGCGGGCCATGCCGTCCTTGTTGGCGCGGTAGTAGACGGTCTTGCCGTCGCGGCGCGAGGTGACGATGCCACCGCGTCGCAGGAGCTTCAGCTGCTCCGACGCGGTCGACTGGCCGATGTCGGCGAGCTCGGCGATCTCCCCCACGGACAGCTCGGCGCCGCGGGCGAACAGCAGCATGATCTTCTGCCGGGCCGGATTGGCCAGCGCCTTGAGGAAGTCGAGCGTGGCGTCGCTGAGCTCGACGAGATCGTCCGCCACCAGCGGCAACGACCTGCGCTCCCCCGCCGCCACGACTTCGCTCATGCCGCCGAGAATACGCAACGTATCGTCATTTTGCCATCTCGCGAATCGACGATATGTTGGCTCGCATGACCGCCACCGCGCTCCCTGTGATCGTCGTCGGCGCCGGCCAGTCCGGCCTCGCCGCCGCCCGCGCCGTCCGTGACGCAGGCCTGCACCCCGTCGTGCTCGAGGCCGGCGACCGGCCGGCCGGCTCCTGGCCGCACTACTACGACAGCCTGCGGGTCTTCTCCCCCGCCCGCTACAGCGCCATGCCCGGCTTCCCGATGGACGGCGACCCCGACCGCTACCCCACCCGCGACGAGGTCGCCGACTACCTCGACCACTACGCCCGGCACCTCGGCGTCGACATCCGCACGCACACCCGGGTGAGCGCGGTGGAGGCCGACGGCACCGGGTTCGTCGTGCGCACGGCCGGCGGCGACGCCCTGCCGGCCGCGGGCGTGGTCGCGGCGTCCGGCTCGTTCGGCAGCCCGATCATCCCGAACCTGCCCGGCCAGGAGACGTTCGCGGGCGAGCTGCTGCACGTCGCGGCCTACCGCGTCCCGGCCCCGTACGCAGGCAAGCGCGTCATCGTCGTCGGCGGCGGCAACTCCGGCGTCCAGATCGCCGACGAGCTCGCCGCCGGCGCCGACCTCACGCTCGCCACGCTCGCGCCGGTGCTCTTCCTTCCCCAGGTGATCCGCGGCCGCGACCTGCACCACTGGCTCGACGTCACCGGCTTCGACCACCTGCCCGCGGCCTGGCTGCGCCACATCGTCCGCAAGCCGCTCGTGCTGGACACCGGCCACTACCACGAGGCCATCGCGTCCGGCCAGGTCGAGCGGCGAGCGATGTTCACCGCCTTCGACGGCGACGCCGTCAGCTGGCCCGACGGCGAGCGCGAGCACGTCGACACCGTCATCTTCGCCACCGGGTACCGGCCCGACGTCGACTACCTGCGGCCGCTCGGCGCGCTGGACGAGACCGGCCTGCCGCGGCACGTCGACGGCATCTCCACCACTCACCCCGGCCTCGTCTACCTCGGCCTGGAGTTCCAGCGCTCCTTCTCCTCCAACACCCTCCGCGGTGTCAGCCGCGATGCCGACTACGTCGTCGGACCGCTCGCCGCACACGTCCGGCAGGCGCCCGCCACCATCGGCCTGTGAGCCGAAGACGCGCGCTGGCCGCATTGTGCGTCACGCAGGTCGTCGGCTGGGGCGTCCTCTACTACTCGTTCCCGGTCGCACTGCCGACCATCACCGCGGACACCGGCTGGTCCGGCCCGTCGACGACTGCGGCCTTCTCGCTCGCGCTCGTGGTCGCGGCTCTTGTGGGCATCCCGGCGGGCCGGGCCATCGACCGCTACGGCCCGCGACCGATCATGACCATCGGCTCGGTCGTCGGCGTCGCCGCGACCCTCGGCATCGCCGCCGCACCGACCATCGGCTGGTTCGCCGCTGCCTGGGTGGTCGCCGGACTCGCGCAGGCCGGCACCCTCTACGCGGCCGCATTCACCGCACTGACCCGCTGGTACGGCCCGCGCCGCACCCACGCGCTGACCGTCCTGACCCTCGTGGCCGGCCTGTCCAGCACGATCTTCGCCCCGGCCACCGCAGCTCTGCTCGACCACTTCGGCTGGCGGCAGACCTACCTCGTGCTCGCCGTCCTCCTGGCGGTCACCACCATCCCCGGCCATGCGTTCGGCCTCACCGCACCCTGGCCCGCACACGACCACACGGCCCATCCGCGACGACGCAACGGCCACGTCCGCACGGTCGCGAGCAGCCGGGCGTTCGTGTGTCTCACCGTCGCCTCGGCACTCACGGCATTCGCGATGTTCGCCGCGACCATCCACCTCATCCCGCTGCTCACCGACCGCGGACTGTCCATGTCACTCGCCGCCTGGGCGCTCGGCCTCTCCGGCGCCGGGCAGCTGCTCGGCCGCGTCGGCTACGCGCCGTTGTCGCGCCGCACCACGCCGCGCTTCCGGTCCGTCGCCATCCTCGCCGGCGGCGCCGCCACCATCGCCACCGTCGGCCTGCTGCCCGGGCCGGCCGCCGCCCTGGTCGCCGCCAGCATCGTCCTCGGCATCGCCCGCGGCGCGTTCACCCTGCTGCAGTCCACCGCCGTCAGCGACCGATGGGGCATCGCCGGCTTCGGCACCCTCTACGGCATTCTCAACGCGCCCACCACCATCGCGATGGCCGTCGCGCCCTGGGCCGGCAGCGCCATCGCCGCCGCCGTCGGGAGCTATCCGGCCATGTTCACCGTGCTCACCGCGATCGCCGGCGCCGCCGCCGTCGTAGCAGCCGGCACTGCCGTACCGGCGATGCACGCGCGCCACGGCTCTTGAACTTCTTTCACATAGACACTCTTCTATATTTCGACGTCAGATGGCGTGCGTTTGCTTGGCGTTCACATAGACGGTCTTCAATATGACCTGCTCACCGAGCAGCCGGCATACCCGTGGGGGGCGCCGGACGGTCAGATACGGGAAGGCTAGATTCATCGTGACCTCCAGCAGACTTCGCCGGTCGATCCTCGCGATCGCGGCGACGGGCGCTCTGACGTTCGGGCTGGCCGCGTGCGGCGGTCAGGACGACCCTGAGACCAGCTCCGACGAGGGTGGCAGCAGCGAGTCCGAGGCGCCTGACGGCGACGCGGGTGGCGCGGTCTCCGGTGCCGTCACGGCTGACGGCTCCTCGACCGTCGGCCCGCTCACCGAGGCCGCGGCCGACCTCTTCGGCGACGAGAACCCGGACGTCGACGTCACGGTGGCCACCTCCGGCACGGGCGGCGGCTTCGACGCGTTCTGCGCCGGTGAGACCGACATCTCCAACGCCTCGCGGCCCATCGACGAGGAGGAGACCGCGGCCTGTGAGTCCGGCGGCATCGACTTCACCGAGATCATCATGGCCAACGACGGCCTCGCGGTCGCCGTCAACCCGGACAACGACTGGGCCACCTGCCTCACCGTCGAGCAGCTGCAGACGATCTGGTCGCCGGACTCCGAGGGCCAGGTCACCAACTGGAACCAGGTCGACCCGTCGTTCCCGGACCAGCCGCTCACGCTGTTCGGCGCCGGCACCGACTCGGGCACGTTCGACTACTTCACTGAGGCGATCAACGGCGAGACCGGCGCGATCCGCACCGACTACAGCCCGTCCGAGGACGACAACGTCCTGGTCCAGGGCATCGCCGGCGACGTGGGCGCCACGGGCTTCTTCGGCCTGTCCTACGTCGAGGAGAACCCGGACTCGGTCAAGGCGGTCGAGGTCGACGGCGGCAACGGCTGCGTGGCGCCCTCGTCGGAGACGGTGCAGTCCAACGAGTACATCCCGCTGGGCCGGCCGCTGTTCATCTACGTCAAGAACGAGTCCTACACCGGCCAGCCGCAGGTGAAGGCGTTCGTGGACTTCTACGTCGAGAACGCGGTCGACGTGGCCGAGCGGGCGCTGTTCATCGGGCTGACGCCGGAGCAGCAGCAGACTGCCGCGGACGAGCTCGCGAGCCTCGGCTAGTACCGCGTGAGCACCGTCGTCAACCAGGGTGGCCCGGCCGGTGTGCCGGGCCACCCCGGCGCGTCCATCACCGTGAGGAACCGCCGGCCCGGCGAGCGGGCGATCCGGCTCGGCCTGTTCCTCGCGGCCGCCGTGTCGATGGCCACCACCATCGGCATCGTCATCGCGCTGCTGGTGCCGGCGCTGGAGTTCTTCGCCGAGGTCAGCGTCATCGACTTCCTGACCGGGACGCGCTGGGCGCCGCAGTTCAGCCCGGCCACCTTCGGGGTGGTGCCGCTCATCACCGCCACCTTGTGGACGACGGCCATCGCCCTGCTGGTGGCCGTGCCGCTGGGACTGGGCGCGGCGATCTACCTCAGCGAGTACGCGCACCGCCGGGTTCGCAAGGTCCTCAAGCCGATCCTCGAGGTCCTGGCCGGCATCCCGACCGTCGTCTTCGGGTTCTTCGCCCTGACCTTCGTGCAGGCGACGATCCTGCGCGACCTGTTCAGCTTCCAGACCGGCGCGTTCAGCGTGCTGGCCGCGGGCCTCGTGATGGGCATCATGATCATCCCGACGATCGCGTCGCTGTCCGAGGACGCGATGTCCGCGGTGCCGATGAGCATGCGGCAGGGCTCGGCCGCCCTCGGCGCCAACCGGATGCAGACCAGCCTCCGGGTGGTGTTCCCGGCCGCGCTGTCCGGCATCATCGCGGCCATCGTGCTCGGTATCTCGCGGGCGGTCGGCGAGACGATGATCGTGGCCATCGCCGCGGGCAACCAGGCGCGCATCGTCGAGGGGCCGCTGGAGGCGGGACAGACGATGACCGGCTTCATCGCCAACGCCGCGCTCGGCGACGCCCGGGTCGGGTCGCTGGAGTACAACACCCTCTTCGCGGTCGGCCTGCTGCTGTTCCTGCTGACCCTCGTCGTCAACTTCATCAGCATCCGGCTGGTCCGGCGCTTCCGGGAGGCGTACTGATGGCCACCACCACAGCCGATGCCGCCAACGCGGCCATCACCGGCCGGGCTCGCGGCGGCGAACGCAGCACCCGCTCACTGGTCTTCCTCCTGCTGCTCTGGCTGAGCCTGCTGATCGCCTTCGGCGTCCTGGTCACACTGATCGTCACGATCGCGCAGGACGGCGCCGGCCGCCTCGACTCCGGCCTGCTCACCGGGTACTCCGCGTCCGTCCCCGAAGAGGCGGGCGCACGCGCGGCGATCCTGGGGTCGGCCTGGGTCATCGGGACGACGGCGGTGCTGACCATCCCGCTCGGCGTCGCGGCAGCGATCCACCTCGAGGAGTTCGCCGACAAGAAGCACTGGTTCAACCGGCTGCTGGAACTCAACATCCAGAACCTCGCCGCGGTCCCGGCCATCATCTACGGCATGCTCGCGCTGGGCTTCCTGGCCCTGCTCGGCGTGCAGAACAAGAACGTCGTCATCGGTGGCGCACTGGCACTCAGCCTGCTCATCCTTCCGGTGGTCATCATCGCGACGCGAGAGTCCCTGCGCGCCGTCCCGGACGAGATCCGTCAGGGCTCGCTCGCCCTGGGCGCCACGCAGTGGCAGACCGTCTGGCGCCAGACGCTGCCCTCGGCGGTACCGGGCATCGCGACCGGGACGATCCTCGCCCTCTCGCGGGCGCTCGGCGAGGCCGCGCCGCTGCTGCTGCTCGGCGGGCTCGTCTACGTGACGTTCGACCCGAACGGCCTCCTGAGTGGGTTCACGACCCTGCCGATCCAGATCTTCAACTGGACCGGCCGCCCGCAGGAGGGGTTCCACGAGCTGGCCGCCGCCGCCAGCGTGGTGCTCCTCGTGCTGCTGCTGGCCATGAACGCGCTGGCCATCTTCATCCGCAACCGCTACCAGCATCGCTGGTGACCCGACTCGTGGAGACCAACCCCATGACCAGCGAGACGTCGACCGGACAGGACCTGACCCACCCGGGCAACGGCCAGGCGCAGAGCGACTTCCACATCGACCCATCCGCGGTGAAGACCGGCCGCCCCGATCGTTCCGTCGCCGACGTGCCGGACCCGGTGATCGAGTGCAAGGGCGTCGACATCTACTACGGCAGCTTCCGCGCCGTCAGCGACGTGACGATGGTGTTCGGGCGCAAGGAGATCACAGCGCTGATCGGTCCGTCCGGCTGCGGGAAGTCGACCCTGCTGCGCTCGCTCAACCGGATGAACGACCTCATCGAGGGCGCTCGGGTGGCCGGCGTGATCGCCTACCACGGCCAGGACATGTACGCCGACGACGTCGACGCGATCGAGGTGCGCCGCAAGATCGGCATGGTCTTCCAGAAGCCCAACCCGTTCCCCAAGTCGATCTACGACAACGTCGCCTACGGACCACGCGTGACCGGCATGAAGGTCGACGACATGGACGACCTCGTCGAGGAAGTCCTGACCCGTGCCGCGCTCTGGGACGAGGTCAAGGACAAGCTCAAGCAGTCCGCCTACGGCCTGTCCGGCGGACAGCAGCAGCGACTGTGCATCGCCCGCACCATCGCGACACGGCCCGAGGTGATCCTGATGGACGAGCCGTGCTCGGCTCTGGACCCGATCGCGACGGCGAAGATCGAGGACCTGATGCACGAACTGCGCGACGACTACACGATCGTCGTGGTCACCCACAACATGCAGCAGGCCGCCCGCGTCGCCGACCGGACGGCGTTCTTCACCGCCCGGCCGGACGAGCAGACCGGGGACCGCACCGGGATGCTCGTCGAGTTCGACCGCACCACCGTGCTCTTCACCAAGCCGGCCGACAAGCGCACCGAGGACTACATCTCCGGCCGGTTCGGATAGGAGGTCATCGTGACCGTGCCCGCCCTCCATTCCATCGGCACCCAGCAACAGCTCAGCGTCCTGGTGGCCGAGCCGGACCCGGCCGTCGCGGCCGACCTCACCGACGGCCTGTCCGTTCTCGGCGCCGAGGTGACCACCTGCTCCAACGGCGCCGAGGCATTGCTACGCACCGGCCTGACCCACCCGGACGTCGTCCTGATCAGCACCGACCTTCCCGGCGTGCCCGTCGCCGCCGCCGTTCGAGCCATCCGCGAACAGCGGGTGGCAGCCGTCATCGCCGGCATGGGCGCCAACGACGACTCCATCCTCATGAACGATCTCCTCGCCGCCGGTGTCAGCGCGATCGTCGCCCGGCCCTACCGCATGCCCGAGCTCACGCCCCTGCTCGCCGGCATCCGCCCGAACCCCACGCCCGGCGAGGGCCTGCTGCACAGCGGAAGCCTGAGCGTCGACCTGCGCTCCTACGAGGCCACGATCGGCGGTCAGAAGGTCCAGCTGACCGTCCGCGAGCTCGAACTGCTCGCATACCTGATCCGCAACACCGAGAGCGTCGTCACGTCCGGGCAGATCATGGCCGCGGTCTGGGGCCGGCCGCGCAGCACCACGAACACCCTCGTCGTGCACATCCGCCGGCTACGGGTGAAGCTCGGTGACGACCTGCGCAACCCGCGCATCATCCGGACCGTACGCGGCCTGGGCTACCGCCTGGTCGCCCCGGACGACGCCCCGGCCGGCACTACCTCCGCCACCAGCCCTTCCACGCGCGAGACCACGTCGTCGCGGATCCGGCGGATCTCCTCCATCGGTCTGCCGGCCGGATCGTCGATCGCCCAGTCGAGGTAGCGGCGGCCCGGGTACACCGGGCAGGCGTCACCGCAGCCCATCGTGATGACGTAATCGGCCGCGCGCACCACATCGTCGGTCAGCGGCTTCGGGAACTCCGCGCCGAGCGGCACCCCGATCTCGTCCAGCACGGTCACCAGCTCCGGGTTCAGCGCCCGCGCGGGCGCCGAGCCGGCCGTGCGCACGTGCGCCCGCGCCCCGGCGATGAACTTGAGGACGGCGGCCGCCAGCTGGGACCGTCCGGAGTTCTGCACGCACACGAACAGCACCTCGGGCACGCCCTTGACGACGATCCCCTGCGCCTGCGCCAGCGCGGTCAGCCGCTCGGCGGCGAAGCTGGACGTCAGCGACGGCAGATAGCGGGTGATGCGGGCCCGCCCGGCCAGCAGCTGGTAGCTCTCCACCACGTACCGCTCGACGGTCTCCGGCGAGAAGATGCCGGAGAAGCGCGCCGCGAGCTGGTCGGCCACCCGGCCGAGGACGGCGTCGACGCGGATCAGCCCCTGCGCCGGCCCCGGACTCCCGGTCTCGACCAGCCGGGCGTAGCGGGCGAGCGCATCGTGCGACGGCCGGTAGTGGATCTCGGTGCCGCGGCGCTCCTTCTCGACCATACGGGCGCGGTGCAGCACGCCGAGGTGGTGGCTCACCGTCGACGGCGACAGCGCGACGCTCGCGGCCAGCTCCCCAGCGGACGCCTCGCCGTCCTCGTGATCGATCAGGACGGCGAGCAGCTGCAGCCGTGCCGGGTCGGCGAGCACCTTGAGCTGCTGGGCGATCTCGGTGGCGGCCGACCGGCTGATCGGTCGCAGGCCTCCACCGCCCGACTCCGTCGTCATGGCGCCTATTTTGACGCAGATCTATGTGAACGGTCTAGACGAAACTCAGCCATCCGAAGGTCAGCGCAGAATGTCGGCGATGGCCGCCAGCCGCTCCGGCACGATCGAGAACCAGACCTGCTTGCCACGCCGCTCGCGCCGAAGCACGCCGGCCTCGACCATCAGGCGCAGGTGGTGCGAGACCGTGGGCTGGGTGAGGTCGAGCGGCTCGGTGAGGTCGGTGACGTTCGCCTCGGCGTCGGGCGCGGCCAGCAGCATGCTGAGCAACTGCAGGCGGGTCGGGTCGGAGACCACGCGCAGCAGACCGGCGAGACGCTCGGCGTCGTCGCGGGTGAGCGACGTCCCGGGTGTGAGGGAGCGAGCAGCGACCTCGGCGGGTTCACCCACCGGCCCTCGGTACTGCGGCGTGACACTCACACTGTCCATCGTAAGGGGCGAACAGGCCCGTCAGCAGTACTAGAGCGCTCCCACGGGCCCGGTTCAGCCACTCGCCACCCGCTAGGCACCTGCGTGACATCGATATCGATCAATATTTACGCGTGTCTATGCGACGGGCGGAACCGACGACGGCAGGCCGCATCGCCGGCGAGCTACTGAACACGTCGGCGAACGGTTCGTGAACAGCAGACGGCACGCCTACCGAACCGCCCGGGCCCGACGGAGCGCTTCCTATCGTGGTCGGCGAGCCGCCGGCCGAACCTCTCGACGTTGGAGCCCACCATGACCCAGCCCGACGGCCTGCTCTCGGCCGACGCCGTCCTGGACCGGATCGGTGAACGCCTGGCACACCGGTTCACCGGCATCGTGACCGCGGAGACGGTGCACCGCCTCGTCGCCGAGTCCTACGTCGCGCTGCTGCGCACGTCGGCGGTGAAGCAACACGTCCCGTCGCTGACCGAGCACTTCGCGTTGGAGCGGCTCACCGCCGTCACCCAGGCCAGCGGCGCCACCGTCAAGGCTGTGCCCGAGGTGTTGTTCGTGTGCGAGCAGAACGCCGGCCGCTCGCAGATCGCCGCCGCGCTCCTCGACCGCATCGCCATCGGGCGGGTCCACGTGCGCTCCGCCGGGTCGCACCCGGCCGGCGACCTGCATCCCGAGACCCGCCGGCTGCTCGAGCAGGTCGGCGCCGACGTCGCGACAGCCTTCCCGAAGCCGCTGACGGACGACGTCGTCAGGGCCGCCGACGTCGTCATTACGATGGGGTGTGGCGACGCCTGCCCGGTCTATCCCGGCAAGCGCTACGAGGACTGGGACGTCGCCGACCCCGACGGCGCCGACGACGCCCGGCTGGCGGCGATCCACGACGATCTCGACGGCCGTGTCCACGCGCTCCTCGCCGACCTCATCGACACGGAGTCCAGGTGACCGACAAGCCCAGCGTGCTGTTCGTCTGCGTCCACAACGCCGGCCGTTCCCAGATGGCAGCAGGATTCCTCAGCCACCTCGGCGGCGGCGACATCGAGGTCCGCTCGGCCGGGTCCGCCCCCGCCGACCAGATCAACCCGGTCGCCGTGGCGGCGATGGCCGAGATCGGCATCGACATCGCCGCCGAGCAGTCCAAGATCCTCACCGACGAGGCGGTCCAGGAGTCCGACGTCGTCATCACCATGGGCTGCGGCGACGCCTGCCCGTTCTACCCCGGCAAGCGCTACGAGGACTGGGAGCTCGACGACCCGGCCGGCCAGGGCATCGAGGCCGTCCGCCCCATCCGCGACGACATCCGCGGCCGCGTCGAGGCGCTCATCACCTCCCTGAAGGAGACCGCCGGCTGACCCCGTCGGGGCGCGAGCTGACGGTCCGGGCGTGGTCGTCAGCCACGCAGGTAGGCCAGGACGGCGGAGACGCGGCAGTCCGAACCCGGCTCGAGGCGAAGCTTCGCGAAGATGTTGCCCACGTGCTTGCGCACCGCGGCCTCGCTCACGACCAGGGTCTCGGCGATGGAGCCGTTGGTGCGGCCCTCGGCCATCAGCGCCAGAACCTCGTGCTCGCGCTCGGTGAGCGCGGCGAGCGGTCCGTCGGTGCGGCGGCGCCGGAGCAACTGACGGACCACCTGCGGGTCGACCACGGTGCCGCCGTCGGCGACCCGGTCGAGGCTGTCGAGGAACTCGCGGACGTGGCCCACCCGGTCCTTGAGCAGATAGCCGACCCCGCCGCCGGGGGTGGAGTCGAGCAGCTCGGCGACGTAGGCGTCGGCGACGTACGCCGAGAGCACCATGATCGCGATGTCCGGGTGCGCGGCCCGGATCGCGGCCGCGGCCCGCAGGCCCTCGTCGGAGTGTCCGGGTGGCATCCGGATGTCGGTGACCACTGCGTCGGGCGAGGTGTGTGCGACGAAGGCCAGTAGCGCGTCGGCGTCGTTCACCGCGGCCAGCACCTCGTGGCCGGCCCGTTCCAGGATGCCGACCAGGCCCTCGCGCAGCAGCACCGCGTCCTCGGCGATGACCAGCCTCAGGCTGCGTCGACCGGACATTCCATCCTCACCTCCGTCGGACCGCCCGCCGGGCTGGTCACCTGCAGCCCGCCGTCGAGCGCCTCGAGCCGGACGGCGAGGCCGGCCAGTCCGGTGCCTCTGCCTATGTCGGCGCCGCCGACGCCGTCGTCCACCACGGTCACGACCAGCCTGCCGTTCTGGGTCCAGGCGTGCACCTGCGCCGAGCGTGCGGACGCGTGCCGGACCACGTTGGTGAGCGCCTCGCTGACCACGAAGTACGCCGCGGTCTCGACCGGGGCGGGCAGCCGGCCGGTCAGGCTGATCTCGGTGTCGACCGGCACCGGCGAGCGGTCCGCGATCTCGTGCACCGCCGCCTCGAGGCCGTGGTCGGCCAGCACCCGTGGATGGATGCCGCGGACCGTCGACCGCAGCTCCTCGAGCGCCCCCTCGGCCTGCCGGTGCGCCTCGCGGACGAGCTCGAGCCCGGCGCCGTCGGGCACGTCGAGCTCGGCCCGGCCCAGGGTCATGGTGAGTGCGACGAGCCGCTGCTGGACGCCGTCGTGGAGGTCGCGCTCGATCCGGCGGCGCTCGGTTTCGAAGGCGTCGACCAGGCCGACCCGGGAGCGCCGCAGGTCGGCGACCGCGGCCGCCAGCTCGGCCTGCCGCGGGTCGAGCAGCAGCCGGGCGAGCGCGGCCTGGGCCGCGGCGAGCGCCGTGACGGCGTACGCGGCGGCCACCAGCCCGACCAGGCCCGGTCCCGCCGCGGCGAGCGCCGCCTCGCGCGTGGTGTCGATCTGCCAGCCGAGCACGTCGAGCTGGTCGATCCGCACCAGTGCCGGCGCCAGCAGCAGGCTGCCCGGCACGACAAGGGCCAAGGTGACCACCACGGCGTCGACCAGCCACAGGATCGTGGCCAGCAGGACGGCGTAGCCGACCTCGGCCCAGACGATCGGGAGCCGGCGGCCCGCGCGCAGCCGCTCGCGCAGCGTGCCGAACCGGGCCTGGGTCGCCTGCGGCAGCACCAGCCGCGAACGACGACGCTCGACGTCGGCGACCACGGCCGCGACCGCCGGCACACCGGCCAGGACCAGGAGGCCGACGACCACGACGAGGGTGAGCAGCCCGACCCCGACGACAACGAACAACACCGCGCAGGCCGCCAGGCCGACCGGGACCGTGGTGACCAGGTAGGCCAGCGAACGCCACGGCCACATCGAGAAGAGGAACCGCCACGGTCTCCCCCGGACAGCCGTCCACGCGTCCGG is from Jiangella alkaliphila and encodes:
- a CDS encoding ArsR/SmtB family transcription factor — translated: MSEVVAAGERRSLPLVADDLVELSDATLDFLKALANPARQKIMLLFARGAELSVGEIAELADIGQSTASEQLKLLRRGGIVTSRRDGKTVYYRANKDGMARALEDLQNYLKVCC
- a CDS encoding flavin-containing monooxygenase, encoding MTATALPVIVVGAGQSGLAAARAVRDAGLHPVVLEAGDRPAGSWPHYYDSLRVFSPARYSAMPGFPMDGDPDRYPTRDEVADYLDHYARHLGVDIRTHTRVSAVEADGTGFVVRTAGGDALPAAGVVAASGSFGSPIIPNLPGQETFAGELLHVAAYRVPAPYAGKRVIVVGGGNSGVQIADELAAGADLTLATLAPVLFLPQVIRGRDLHHWLDVTGFDHLPAAWLRHIVRKPLVLDTGHYHEAIASGQVERRAMFTAFDGDAVSWPDGEREHVDTVIFATGYRPDVDYLRPLGALDETGLPRHVDGISTTHPGLVYLGLEFQRSFSSNTLRGVSRDADYVVGPLAAHVRQAPATIGL
- a CDS encoding MFS transporter, which codes for MSRRRALAALCVTQVVGWGVLYYSFPVALPTITADTGWSGPSTTAAFSLALVVAALVGIPAGRAIDRYGPRPIMTIGSVVGVAATLGIAAAPTIGWFAAAWVVAGLAQAGTLYAAAFTALTRWYGPRRTHALTVLTLVAGLSSTIFAPATAALLDHFGWRQTYLVLAVLLAVTTIPGHAFGLTAPWPAHDHTAHPRRRNGHVRTVASSRAFVCLTVASALTAFAMFAATIHLIPLLTDRGLSMSLAAWALGLSGAGQLLGRVGYAPLSRRTTPRFRSVAILAGGAATIATVGLLPGPAAALVAASIVLGIARGAFTLLQSTAVSDRWGIAGFGTLYGILNAPTTIAMAVAPWAGSAIAAAVGSYPAMFTVLTAIAGAAAVVAAGTAVPAMHARHGS
- a CDS encoding PstS family phosphate ABC transporter substrate-binding protein, whose protein sequence is MTSSRLRRSILAIAATGALTFGLAACGGQDDPETSSDEGGSSESEAPDGDAGGAVSGAVTADGSSTVGPLTEAAADLFGDENPDVDVTVATSGTGGGFDAFCAGETDISNASRPIDEEETAACESGGIDFTEIIMANDGLAVAVNPDNDWATCLTVEQLQTIWSPDSEGQVTNWNQVDPSFPDQPLTLFGAGTDSGTFDYFTEAINGETGAIRTDYSPSEDDNVLVQGIAGDVGATGFFGLSYVEENPDSVKAVEVDGGNGCVAPSSETVQSNEYIPLGRPLFIYVKNESYTGQPQVKAFVDFYVENAVDVAERALFIGLTPEQQQTAADELASLG
- the pstC gene encoding phosphate ABC transporter permease subunit PstC: MSTVVNQGGPAGVPGHPGASITVRNRRPGERAIRLGLFLAAAVSMATTIGIVIALLVPALEFFAEVSVIDFLTGTRWAPQFSPATFGVVPLITATLWTTAIALLVAVPLGLGAAIYLSEYAHRRVRKVLKPILEVLAGIPTVVFGFFALTFVQATILRDLFSFQTGAFSVLAAGLVMGIMIIPTIASLSEDAMSAVPMSMRQGSAALGANRMQTSLRVVFPAALSGIIAAIVLGISRAVGETMIVAIAAGNQARIVEGPLEAGQTMTGFIANAALGDARVGSLEYNTLFAVGLLLFLLTLVVNFISIRLVRRFREAY
- the pstA gene encoding phosphate ABC transporter permease PstA is translated as MATTTADAANAAITGRARGGERSTRSLVFLLLLWLSLLIAFGVLVTLIVTIAQDGAGRLDSGLLTGYSASVPEEAGARAAILGSAWVIGTTAVLTIPLGVAAAIHLEEFADKKHWFNRLLELNIQNLAAVPAIIYGMLALGFLALLGVQNKNVVIGGALALSLLILPVVIIATRESLRAVPDEIRQGSLALGATQWQTVWRQTLPSAVPGIATGTILALSRALGEAAPLLLLGGLVYVTFDPNGLLSGFTTLPIQIFNWTGRPQEGFHELAAAASVVLLVLLLAMNALAIFIRNRYQHRW
- the pstB gene encoding phosphate ABC transporter ATP-binding protein PstB; protein product: MTSETSTGQDLTHPGNGQAQSDFHIDPSAVKTGRPDRSVADVPDPVIECKGVDIYYGSFRAVSDVTMVFGRKEITALIGPSGCGKSTLLRSLNRMNDLIEGARVAGVIAYHGQDMYADDVDAIEVRRKIGMVFQKPNPFPKSIYDNVAYGPRVTGMKVDDMDDLVEEVLTRAALWDEVKDKLKQSAYGLSGGQQQRLCIARTIATRPEVILMDEPCSALDPIATAKIEDLMHELRDDYTIVVVTHNMQQAARVADRTAFFTARPDEQTGDRTGMLVEFDRTTVLFTKPADKRTEDYISGRFG
- a CDS encoding metalloregulator ArsR/SmtB family transcription factor, giving the protein MTTESGGGGLRPISRSAATEIAQQLKVLADPARLQLLAVLIDHEDGEASAGELAASVALSPSTVSHHLGVLHRARMVEKERRGTEIHYRPSHDALARYARLVETGSPGPAQGLIRVDAVLGRVADQLAARFSGIFSPETVERYVVESYQLLAGRARITRYLPSLTSSFAAERLTALAQAQGIVVKGVPEVLFVCVQNSGRSQLAAAVLKFIAGARAHVRTAGSAPARALNPELVTVLDEIGVPLGAEFPKPLTDDVVRAADYVITMGCGDACPVYPGRRYLDWAIDDPAGRPMEEIRRIRDDVVSRVEGLVAEVVPAGASSGATRR
- a CDS encoding ArsR/SmtB family transcription factor encodes the protein MGEPAEVAARSLTPGTSLTRDDAERLAGLLRVVSDPTRLQLLSMLLAAPDAEANVTDLTEPLDLTQPTVSHHLRLMVEAGVLRRERRGKQVWFSIVPERLAAIADILR
- a CDS encoding arsenate-mycothiol transferase ArsC, with the translated sequence MTQPDGLLSADAVLDRIGERLAHRFTGIVTAETVHRLVAESYVALLRTSAVKQHVPSLTEHFALERLTAVTQASGATVKAVPEVLFVCEQNAGRSQIAAALLDRIAIGRVHVRSAGSHPAGDLHPETRRLLEQVGADVATAFPKPLTDDVVRAADVVITMGCGDACPVYPGKRYEDWDVADPDGADDARLAAIHDDLDGRVHALLADLIDTESR
- a CDS encoding arsenate reductase ArsC, producing the protein MAAGFLSHLGGGDIEVRSAGSAPADQINPVAVAAMAEIGIDIAAEQSKILTDEAVQESDVVITMGCGDACPFYPGKRYEDWELDDPAGQGIEAVRPIRDDIRGRVEALITSLKETAG